The genomic DNA ATCTGGAACTCGGGGTCATCCTCCCGGTGCCAGTCCTGGGTGTAGACCACCCTTACCCCCGCCTGCCGTGCCCTCTCTAGGAGGAGCCTTATGGCGGGGACGCTTTTGGGGGCCTCGGGCACGAAAAGGGCTCCTTGGGGGTGGGCGAAATCGTTTTGCATGTCCACCACGATCAAGGCGGTTTCCCTGGCGGGGAGCTCTAGGCTTTCCACCTTGGGGATTTCCGGAACCTCTATCATACCCTTATTTTGCCACCTTGACCTGGGGGAGGGGAGGGGCTACACTCTAGCGCATGAAAATACGGGACCTCCTAAAGGCGCGCAAGGGGCCCCTTTTCTCCTTTGAGTTCTTCCCCCCCAAGACCCCGGAAGGGGAGGAGGCCCTTTTCCGCACCATGGAGGAGCTCAAGGCCTTTCGGCCCGCCTTCGTCTCCATCACCTACGGGGCCATGGGGAGCACGCGGGAGCGGAGCGTGCTCTGGGCCAAGCGCATCCTGGACCTGGGCCTTCGGCCCCTCGCCCACCTTACCGTGGCGGGGCAGAGCCGCAAGGAGGTGGAAAGGGTTTTGGAGCGCTTCGTGGCGGCAGGGGTGGAGAACATCCTGGCCCTCCGGGGCGACCCGCCCCAGGGGGAGAGGGTCTTCCGTCCCCATCCCGAGGGGTTCCGCTACGCCGCCGAGCTTGTGGCCCTCATCCGCGAGCGCTACGGGGAAGCGGTTTCCGTGGGCGGGGCCGCCTACCCCGAGGGTCACCCGGAAAGCACGAGCCTCGAGGCCGACCTGCGCCATTTCAAGGCCAAGGTGGAGGCGGGGCTGGACTTTGCCATCACCCAGCTCTTCTTCAACAACGCCCATTACTTCGGCTTCCTGGAAAGGGCCAGGAGGGTGGGCATAGAAATC from Thermus tengchongensis includes the following:
- the metF gene encoding methylenetetrahydrofolate reductase [NAD(P)H] → MKIRDLLKARKGPLFSFEFFPPKTPEGEEALFRTMEELKAFRPAFVSITYGAMGSTRERSVLWAKRILDLGLRPLAHLTVAGQSRKEVERVLERFVAAGVENILALRGDPPQGERVFRPHPEGFRYAAELVALIRERYGEAVSVGGAAYPEGHPESTSLEADLRHFKAKVEAGLDFAITQLFFNNAHYFGFLERARRVGIEIPILPGIMPITSYTQLRRFTEVCGASIPGPLLSRLEKHQEDPKAILEIGVEHATRQVAELLEAGVEGVHFYTLNKSPATRMVLERLGFRPWARTSEGV